One genomic window of Oncorhynchus clarkii lewisi isolate Uvic-CL-2024 chromosome 5, UVic_Ocla_1.0, whole genome shotgun sequence includes the following:
- the LOC139408978 gene encoding GRAM domain-containing protein 2B-like isoform X2, with protein sequence MSFRSSRRLHLNGYPVESGGLLVKKESKKVKTRKAFSLEEAQLELQQNRNLTRQAPVRSQTFDADRSFEKTEGSGSQSSFIKHNKTFHKLFPDIPESEDVLHAYICALQKEVPYHGRLYVTEHHACFHSSVLLKDTKLVIPVTSVHIVKKQNTALLVPNALSIRTIEGEKYLFVSLRNREACYKLLRSVCSRLEDGSANSSPLFSSTDNSFDQGKLVNSSQSSLDQLDGSDPKLFLDSPPPNPHTDLVPQGSSSSHRSTHTQQSDGSLENVSGGSWVWSVTEKARSLLIHRETSSLNTLLFIYLILVVLLLLSSGYIGLRIVALEEQLTSLGALPEFSLQSRYKDTTMIGQRRD encoded by the exons ATGAGTTTTCGGTCATCAAGGAGACTGCATCTGAACGG cTACCCGGTGGAGAGTGGGGGACTATTGGTGAAGAAGGAGAGCAAGAAGGTGAAGACCAGGAAAGCCTTCAGTCTAGAGGAGGCCCAACTGGAGCTCCAGCAGAACAGAAACCTCACCAGACAAGCCCCCGTCAG GTCTCAGACGTTCGACGCGGATAGAAGTTTTGAGAAGACTGAAGGCAGTGGTTCACAAAGT AGTTTTATAAAGCACAACAAAACATTCCACAAGCTGTTTCCTGACATTCCGGAGAGTGAAGACGTGCTACATG CCTACATCTGTGCCCTGCAGAAGGAGGTGCCCTACCACGGCAGGCTCTATGTCACCGAGCACCACGCGTGCTTCCACTCTTCCGTGCTGCTCAAGGACACCAAG TTGGTTATCCCGGTGACCAGCGTGCACATTGTGAAGAAGCAGAACACCGCCCTGCTGGTGCCCAACGCCCTGTCTATCCGCACCATCGAGGGGGAAAAG TACCTGTTTGTGTCTTTGCGGAACCGAGAGGCATGCTACAAGCTCCTGCGGTCCGTTTGTTCTCGACTGGAGGATGGAAGTGCCAACAGCAGCCCCTTATTCTCTTCTACGGACAATAGCTTTGATCAGGGCAAGCTAGTG AACTCCAGTCAGTCCAGTCTAGACCAGCTGGACGGGTCAGACCCCAAGCTATTCCTTGACTCGCCCCCACCCAACCCACACACAG ACCTAGTGCCTCAAGGGAGCAGCTCCAGCCATAGGAGCACGCACACGCAGCAGAGTGATGGCTCCTTAGAGAACGtctcag GTGGCTCGTGGGTGTGGAGTGTGACGGAGAAAGCCCGCTCCCTTCTCATCCACAGAGAGACCAGCAGCCTCAACACGCTCCTCTTCATCTACCTAATACT GGTGGTACTACTGCTGCTATCATCCGGGTACATCGGCCTCCGTATCGTGGCTCTGGAGGAGCAGTTGACCTCTCTGGGCGCCCTCCCTGAATTCTCCCTACAGAGCAG GTACAAAGACACAACCATGATTGGCCAGAGGAGAGATTGA
- the LOC139408978 gene encoding GRAM domain-containing protein 2B-like isoform X1 produces MERGKSQWDNQDPVDPPRAGDEASYPVESGGLLVKKESKKVKTRKAFSLEEAQLELQQNRNLTRQAPVRSQTFDADRSFEKTEGSGSQSSFIKHNKTFHKLFPDIPESEDVLHAYICALQKEVPYHGRLYVTEHHACFHSSVLLKDTKLVIPVTSVHIVKKQNTALLVPNALSIRTIEGEKYLFVSLRNREACYKLLRSVCSRLEDGSANSSPLFSSTDNSFDQGKLVNSSQSSLDQLDGSDPKLFLDSPPPNPHTDLVPQGSSSSHRSTHTQQSDGSLENVSGGSWVWSVTEKARSLLIHRETSSLNTLLFIYLILVVLLLLSSGYIGLRIVALEEQLTSLGALPEFSLQSRYKDTTMIGQRRD; encoded by the exons ATGGAGAGGGGGAAAAGCCAGTGGGACAACCAGGATCCTGTGGATCCTCCTCGGGCAGGGGATGAGGCGAG cTACCCGGTGGAGAGTGGGGGACTATTGGTGAAGAAGGAGAGCAAGAAGGTGAAGACCAGGAAAGCCTTCAGTCTAGAGGAGGCCCAACTGGAGCTCCAGCAGAACAGAAACCTCACCAGACAAGCCCCCGTCAG GTCTCAGACGTTCGACGCGGATAGAAGTTTTGAGAAGACTGAAGGCAGTGGTTCACAAAGT AGTTTTATAAAGCACAACAAAACATTCCACAAGCTGTTTCCTGACATTCCGGAGAGTGAAGACGTGCTACATG CCTACATCTGTGCCCTGCAGAAGGAGGTGCCCTACCACGGCAGGCTCTATGTCACCGAGCACCACGCGTGCTTCCACTCTTCCGTGCTGCTCAAGGACACCAAG TTGGTTATCCCGGTGACCAGCGTGCACATTGTGAAGAAGCAGAACACCGCCCTGCTGGTGCCCAACGCCCTGTCTATCCGCACCATCGAGGGGGAAAAG TACCTGTTTGTGTCTTTGCGGAACCGAGAGGCATGCTACAAGCTCCTGCGGTCCGTTTGTTCTCGACTGGAGGATGGAAGTGCCAACAGCAGCCCCTTATTCTCTTCTACGGACAATAGCTTTGATCAGGGCAAGCTAGTG AACTCCAGTCAGTCCAGTCTAGACCAGCTGGACGGGTCAGACCCCAAGCTATTCCTTGACTCGCCCCCACCCAACCCACACACAG ACCTAGTGCCTCAAGGGAGCAGCTCCAGCCATAGGAGCACGCACACGCAGCAGAGTGATGGCTCCTTAGAGAACGtctcag GTGGCTCGTGGGTGTGGAGTGTGACGGAGAAAGCCCGCTCCCTTCTCATCCACAGAGAGACCAGCAGCCTCAACACGCTCCTCTTCATCTACCTAATACT GGTGGTACTACTGCTGCTATCATCCGGGTACATCGGCCTCCGTATCGTGGCTCTGGAGGAGCAGTTGACCTCTCTGGGCGCCCTCCCTGAATTCTCCCTACAGAGCAG GTACAAAGACACAACCATGATTGGCCAGAGGAGAGATTGA
- the LOC139408978 gene encoding GRAM domain-containing protein 2B-like isoform X3: MLENKRERLKTFIRKIDEKAIFRIKHFMKESYPVESGGLLVKKESKKVKTRKAFSLEEAQLELQQNRNLTRQAPVRSQTFDADRSFEKTEGSGSQSSFIKHNKTFHKLFPDIPESEDVLHAYICALQKEVPYHGRLYVTEHHACFHSSVLLKDTKLVIPVTSVHIVKKQNTALLVPNALSIRTIEGEKYLFVSLRNREACYKLLRSVCSRLEDGSANSSPLFSSTDNSFDQGKLVNSSQSSLDQLDGSDPKLFLDSPPPNPHTDLVPQGSSSSHRSTHTQQSDGSLENVSGGSWVWSVTEKARSLLIHRETSSLNTLLFIYLILVVLLLLSSGYIGLRIVALEEQLTSLGALPEFSLQSRYKDTTMIGQRRD; this comes from the exons ATGCtcgaaaacaagagagagaggttgaaaaccTTCATAAGAAAAATAGATGAAAAGGCAATCTTTAGAATCAAGCACTTCATGAAAGAAAG cTACCCGGTGGAGAGTGGGGGACTATTGGTGAAGAAGGAGAGCAAGAAGGTGAAGACCAGGAAAGCCTTCAGTCTAGAGGAGGCCCAACTGGAGCTCCAGCAGAACAGAAACCTCACCAGACAAGCCCCCGTCAG GTCTCAGACGTTCGACGCGGATAGAAGTTTTGAGAAGACTGAAGGCAGTGGTTCACAAAGT AGTTTTATAAAGCACAACAAAACATTCCACAAGCTGTTTCCTGACATTCCGGAGAGTGAAGACGTGCTACATG CCTACATCTGTGCCCTGCAGAAGGAGGTGCCCTACCACGGCAGGCTCTATGTCACCGAGCACCACGCGTGCTTCCACTCTTCCGTGCTGCTCAAGGACACCAAG TTGGTTATCCCGGTGACCAGCGTGCACATTGTGAAGAAGCAGAACACCGCCCTGCTGGTGCCCAACGCCCTGTCTATCCGCACCATCGAGGGGGAAAAG TACCTGTTTGTGTCTTTGCGGAACCGAGAGGCATGCTACAAGCTCCTGCGGTCCGTTTGTTCTCGACTGGAGGATGGAAGTGCCAACAGCAGCCCCTTATTCTCTTCTACGGACAATAGCTTTGATCAGGGCAAGCTAGTG AACTCCAGTCAGTCCAGTCTAGACCAGCTGGACGGGTCAGACCCCAAGCTATTCCTTGACTCGCCCCCACCCAACCCACACACAG ACCTAGTGCCTCAAGGGAGCAGCTCCAGCCATAGGAGCACGCACACGCAGCAGAGTGATGGCTCCTTAGAGAACGtctcag GTGGCTCGTGGGTGTGGAGTGTGACGGAGAAAGCCCGCTCCCTTCTCATCCACAGAGAGACCAGCAGCCTCAACACGCTCCTCTTCATCTACCTAATACT GGTGGTACTACTGCTGCTATCATCCGGGTACATCGGCCTCCGTATCGTGGCTCTGGAGGAGCAGTTGACCTCTCTGGGCGCCCTCCCTGAATTCTCCCTACAGAGCAG GTACAAAGACACAACCATGATTGGCCAGAGGAGAGATTGA